One genomic region from Ammospiza caudacuta isolate bAmmCau1 unplaced genomic scaffold, bAmmCau1.pri scaffold_39, whole genome shotgun sequence encodes:
- the LOC131571811 gene encoding olfactory receptor 14I1-like: MSNSSSIRHFLLLALADTRQLQLLHFCLLLGISLAALLANGLIISAVACGHHLHTPMFFFLFNLALSDLGSICTTVPKAMHNSFWDTRNISYSGCAAQLFFFMFFIGAEYFLLTIMCYDRYVSICKPLHYGTLLGSRACAHMAAAAWASAFLNALLHTANTFSLPLCHGNVLGQFFCEIPHILKLSCSQSCLRELGLLAVTVFLVFGCFVFIVFSYVQIFRAVLRIPSEQGRHKAFSTCLPHLAVVSLFVSTGIFASLKPPSMSSPSLDVAVTLLYSVVPPALNPLIYSLRNQELKAAVWRLMTRQCKKH; this comes from the coding sequence atgtccaacagcagctccatcaggcacttcctcctgctggcattggcagacacacggcagctgcagctcctgcacttctgcctcttgctgggcatctccctggctgccctcctggccaacggcctcatcatcagcgccgtagcctgcggccaccacctgcacacgcccatgttcttctttctgttcaacctggccctcagcgacctgggctccatctgcaccactgtccccaaagccatgcacaattccttctgggacaccaggaacatctcatactcaggatgtgctgcacagctctttttctttatgttcttcATTGGAGCAGAATAtttcctcctgaccatcatgtgctacgaccgctacgtgtccatctgcaaacccctgcactacgggaccctcctgggcagcagagcttgtgcccacatggcagcagctgcctgggccagtgcctttctcaatgctctgctgcacacagccaatacattttccctgcccctgtgccatggaaatgtcctgggccagttcttctgtgaaatcccacacatcctcaagctctcctgctcacaaTCCTGCCTCAGGGAACTTGGTCTTCTTGCTGTTACTGTCTTTTTGGtatttggctgttttgtgttcattgttttctcctatgtgcagatcttcagggctgtgctgaggatcccctctgagcagggacggcacaaagccttttccacctgcctccctcacctggctgtggtctccCTCTTTGTCAGCACTGGCATTTTTGCCTccctgaagcccccctccatgtcctccccatccctaGATGTGGCAGTGACActtctgtactcggtggtgcctccagccctgaaccctctcatctacagcctgaggaaccaggagctcaaggctgcagtgtggagactgatgactAGACAATGTaagaaacattaa